A single Altererythrobacter sp. BO-6 DNA region contains:
- a CDS encoding DUF1838 family protein: protein MSQNTLGKFVIGMKRSVILAACLFAAACSQGPRELSAEDLEMRRAELDTQLADPVARTRLIAKVFGSTEKMERHAFLKFHVFGFTGEGNLIPFFTMNNYVIQRWSPGKDNSFDVQHFEVAYYSKFDTNEAISEWKNPLTDEVIELPHFVLGPVPRSYSPNMPKDAATFAPDPLNITMIGDRVYIPTLTRLRVPGMLSPEEWGPYGGASENYWDSMLVYSANIDDVLDEKKTHVPAEMHMQNLVSWAPYLKLGNTPGRTMVRAYGQHISGFDALPADIRSNLEKYTPEIFDVDSWKETRIDAVEFMQSLMEKREKGTLDIDQPGYKAPRVKRFDELSDF from the coding sequence ATGTCGCAGAATACCTTAGGCAAATTCGTGATCGGAATGAAGCGGTCGGTAATCCTGGCCGCTTGTCTTTTTGCCGCAGCCTGCAGCCAGGGCCCTCGCGAACTATCTGCCGAAGATCTCGAAATGCGGCGGGCCGAGCTTGATACACAGCTGGCCGACCCTGTCGCACGCACGCGACTGATCGCGAAGGTATTCGGCTCGACCGAAAAAATGGAGCGCCATGCGTTCCTCAAATTCCATGTCTTCGGTTTCACTGGCGAGGGGAACCTGATCCCCTTCTTCACCATGAACAACTATGTCATCCAAAGATGGTCGCCCGGCAAAGACAACAGCTTTGACGTGCAGCATTTCGAGGTGGCCTATTACTCCAAGTTCGACACCAACGAAGCGATCAGCGAGTGGAAAAACCCGCTGACCGATGAAGTGATCGAACTGCCCCATTTCGTCCTTGGCCCTGTACCGCGCTCCTACAGCCCGAACATGCCCAAGGATGCGGCTACCTTTGCCCCCGATCCGCTCAACATCACGATGATCGGGGACCGTGTCTACATCCCCACCCTAACGCGCCTGCGCGTGCCTGGAATGTTGAGCCCGGAAGAGTGGGGACCATACGGCGGAGCATCCGAGAATTACTGGGATTCGATGCTCGTCTATTCCGCCAATATCGATGACGTGCTCGACGAGAAGAAAACCCATGTTCCGGCCGAAATGCATATGCAGAACCTGGTCAGCTGGGCTCCCTACCTGAAACTTGGCAATACGCCAGGGCGCACAATGGTGCGCGCCTATGGGCAGCACATTTCCGGCTTCGACGCCCTTCCTGCCGATATCCGGAGCAACCTCGAAAAGTACACTCCAGAAATCTTTGACGTGGACTCATGGAAGGAGACACGGATCGACGCGGTCGAGTTCATGCAGTCATTGATGGAGAAGCGCGAGAAAGGCACGCTGGATATCGATCAGCCCGGCTACAAGGCTCCCCGCGTGAAGCGCTTCGATGAATTGAGCGACTTCTAA
- a CDS encoding YciI family protein has translation MSDSLFAIIAYDRPGSDEARITHRDGHLAHFRAHADRISVAGPLSGSASGSLVIYQASSAQEARDFIEGDPFHAAGVWDRIEVLNFKAASGKWAG, from the coding sequence GTGAGTGACAGCCTGTTCGCGATCATCGCTTACGATCGGCCGGGCAGCGATGAGGCAAGGATTACCCATCGCGACGGTCACCTCGCGCATTTCAGGGCGCATGCTGACAGGATTTCAGTCGCCGGGCCCCTGAGCGGATCAGCCTCTGGCTCGTTGGTGATCTACCAGGCGTCGAGCGCACAAGAGGCCCGCGATTTTATAGAGGGCGATCCTTTCCACGCTGCAGGCGTATGGGATCGTATCGAGGTACTTAACTTCAAGGCCGCTTCAGGAAAATGGGCGGGCTGA
- a CDS encoding NmrA family NAD(P)-binding protein — MTGPLLLTGANGRTGRAILKSMAAASIPVRVFIRDEAKADALLDLGASEVAVGNLEAPETLRAAVEGAAKVLHIGPPMYAGELEASLALIDASMKAGVAHFIYYSVMHPLSRIIRHHRLKLEVEELLINSGLTHTILQPSRYMQHLEPIWPKVVSEGVHAMPFDVTRKFNVVDLADLADACAVVAGSDRYNFGTYELAGPEALSQEDMAAIISEVIGRPVEARAVPIDEMKARARAAGASDDRVEQMEIMNRHYDAHGFRSNSVVLECLLGRPANTYRSYVERVAAEKGAAL, encoded by the coding sequence ATGACCGGCCCCCTGTTGCTGACCGGCGCCAATGGCCGGACTGGACGGGCGATCCTCAAGAGCATGGCCGCGGCCAGTATACCGGTGCGGGTTTTCATTCGCGATGAAGCGAAGGCCGATGCGCTCCTTGACTTGGGCGCCAGCGAAGTCGCGGTGGGCAATCTCGAGGCACCTGAAACGCTGCGGGCAGCGGTCGAAGGGGCAGCCAAGGTGCTGCACATCGGCCCGCCGATGTATGCCGGAGAGCTTGAGGCAAGCCTAGCGCTGATCGATGCCTCGATGAAAGCCGGTGTGGCGCACTTCATCTATTATTCGGTGATGCACCCGCTTTCGCGGATCATCCGCCATCACCGGCTCAAGCTGGAAGTCGAGGAACTGCTCATCAATTCCGGGCTGACCCACACTATCCTCCAGCCATCGCGCTACATGCAGCACCTCGAACCGATCTGGCCCAAAGTTGTGTCCGAAGGCGTGCACGCGATGCCGTTTGACGTGACGCGCAAGTTCAATGTGGTCGATCTTGCCGATCTGGCTGACGCCTGTGCGGTGGTCGCCGGGAGCGATCGGTACAATTTCGGCACCTATGAACTGGCCGGGCCCGAAGCGCTGAGTCAGGAGGACATGGCGGCAATCATTTCGGAAGTAATCGGAAGGCCCGTGGAAGCGCGCGCGGTTCCGATTGACGAGATGAAAGCCAGGGCGCGTGCCGCAGGGGCCAGCGATGATAGGGTCGAGCAAATGGAAATCATGAACCGCCATTACGATGCGCACGGATTTCGTTCGAACTCGGTGGTGCTCGAGTGCCTGCTCGGGCGGCCGGCAAACACCTACCGCTCCTACGTGGAGAGGGTCGCAGCAGAAAAAGGAGCCGCCCTGTGA
- a CDS encoding arylsulfatase: MVVFPLLGALAAMPADPPFEGTIARTAAESKPAWPRQNSAPADAPNIVIILLDDIGFADTSTFGGIAETPALDRLAANGLRYNNFNVTAMCSPTRAALLTGRNHHRVGYGIITEGANGYPGYNSYWKENTASVAEVLKGNGYRTAAFGKWHNTPEWEITSAGPYDRWPTGLGFEHFYGFMGAEDNHWEPSRLYRDTTAIEGNQSADSAYHLTTDITDQAIGWIREHRSYSPDKPYFLYFATGAVHTPHHAPKDWIERYRGKFDHGWDVLRQEIFDRQKRLGVIPPDAELTPRPSRIPAWDSLSEDEQRLFARQMEVYAAFVAHTDYEVGRLLQEIAETPGGRENTLVFYIVGDNGAVGRRLPGYGGDATLAEELARIDELGGPMVPFNQYQGGWGWMGNTPFQYWKTVASHFGGLRAPLIVSWPKKIADQGGLRQQFQHVTDIVPTIYDVVGIEPPKEIDGIAQQPMDGRSIAATWASADLPSAHETQYFELSGSRAIYHKGWMASALSGFMSPSGDPDRWELYHVAQDFSQARNIASKYPEKLAELQALFDREASVNGVYPIGGAAWDPGAKPFAMRNRKRFDYYQGAARIPWAQIPDFTRSFSLEAVVSLPDEGAQGVLATFGYRNKGFAWFVKDGRLQFESREGVQSDILVSDRPLPTGATRLRFEFDCETCEGAGRSRVPVAGTARMWIGSELVAQQRLAKVDLINSGEAFAFYMGLTGGSRISDAFDAPFPFTGRLERLTIEVDGGAGAKSSN; this comes from the coding sequence ATGGTCGTCTTTCCGCTGCTGGGCGCACTGGCGGCAATGCCTGCGGATCCGCCATTCGAAGGCACGATAGCGCGGACGGCGGCTGAATCGAAGCCGGCATGGCCAAGACAGAACAGCGCGCCGGCAGATGCACCCAACATCGTCATCATCCTGCTCGACGATATCGGTTTTGCCGACACCTCGACCTTTGGCGGCATCGCGGAGACGCCCGCGCTTGACCGGCTTGCTGCGAATGGCCTGCGCTACAACAATTTCAATGTCACCGCGATGTGCTCGCCCACGCGCGCTGCGCTGCTGACCGGGCGCAACCATCATCGTGTGGGCTATGGCATCATCACCGAAGGTGCCAATGGCTATCCAGGATACAATTCCTATTGGAAGGAAAACACTGCATCCGTTGCTGAAGTACTCAAGGGTAATGGGTATCGGACTGCAGCATTCGGCAAATGGCACAACACGCCCGAATGGGAAATCACCAGCGCAGGCCCGTATGATCGCTGGCCCACCGGCCTGGGCTTCGAACATTTTTACGGTTTCATGGGCGCAGAGGACAATCACTGGGAGCCCAGCCGGCTATATCGAGACACCACCGCGATCGAAGGCAATCAGAGCGCCGACAGCGCATATCATCTTACGACCGACATTACCGATCAGGCGATTGGCTGGATCAGGGAGCATAGGTCCTATTCTCCCGACAAACCGTATTTCCTCTATTTCGCCACTGGTGCGGTGCACACTCCGCATCATGCCCCCAAAGACTGGATTGAACGCTATCGCGGCAAATTCGACCATGGCTGGGATGTGTTGCGCCAGGAAATCTTCGATCGGCAAAAGCGCCTTGGCGTAATCCCGCCCGATGCCGAATTGACACCCCGCCCTTCGCGTATTCCCGCATGGGACTCGCTGAGTGAGGACGAACAACGCCTGTTTGCGCGCCAGATGGAAGTCTATGCCGCGTTCGTTGCGCATACCGACTATGAGGTGGGGCGGTTGCTGCAGGAAATCGCGGAAACGCCGGGTGGACGCGAAAACACGCTGGTGTTCTACATCGTCGGCGATAATGGCGCGGTCGGCCGACGGTTGCCGGGCTATGGCGGGGATGCGACGCTTGCTGAGGAATTGGCGCGGATCGACGAGCTGGGCGGCCCGATGGTGCCATTCAACCAGTATCAGGGCGGCTGGGGCTGGATGGGCAACACGCCGTTTCAATACTGGAAAACCGTCGCCTCGCATTTCGGTGGCCTGCGTGCGCCGCTGATCGTTTCCTGGCCGAAAAAGATTGCGGACCAGGGCGGGCTGCGTCAGCAATTCCAGCATGTGACCGACATCGTCCCCACGATCTACGATGTCGTCGGCATCGAGCCGCCCAAGGAAATCGATGGCATTGCCCAGCAGCCGATGGATGGCCGCAGCATCGCCGCGACCTGGGCCAGCGCAGACCTGCCGTCAGCCCATGAAACGCAATATTTCGAGCTCTCGGGCAGTCGCGCGATCTATCACAAGGGCTGGATGGCCTCGGCTTTGAGCGGCTTCATGTCACCCAGCGGCGATCCGGACCGGTGGGAACTCTACCACGTCGCACAAGACTTCAGCCAGGCCCGCAACATCGCGTCAAAGTACCCCGAAAAGCTGGCAGAACTCCAGGCGTTGTTTGACCGCGAGGCGTCGGTGAACGGTGTCTACCCGATCGGCGGCGCGGCATGGGATCCTGGCGCCAAACCATTCGCCATGCGGAATCGAAAGCGTTTCGATTATTACCAGGGTGCAGCCCGCATACCCTGGGCGCAAATCCCCGACTTCACCCGCTCTTTTTCCCTGGAAGCGGTAGTCAGTCTTCCGGACGAAGGGGCACAGGGCGTCCTGGCGACCTTCGGATACCGCAACAAGGGGTTCGCCTGGTTTGTAAAAGATGGCCGATTGCAGTTCGAAAGCCGCGAGGGGGTGCAGAGCGATATCCTGGTCAGCGATCGGCCACTGCCGACCGGGGCCACACGCCTCCGCTTCGAATTCGATTGCGAGACCTGTGAGGGGGCAGGGCGATCGCGCGTCCCCGTTGCCGGCACCGCGCGGATGTGGATCGGAAGCGAACTCGTGGCTCAGCAGCGCCTTGCCAAGGTCGACTTGATCAATAGTGGCGAAGCCTTCGCCTTTTACATGGGGCTCACCGGCGGATCGCGGATTAGCGATGCCTTCGATGCGCCATTCCCGTTCACCGGCCGTCTGGAACGGTTGACCATTGAGGTTGATGGCGGGGCTGGGGCGAAATCTTCGAATTGA
- a CDS encoding substrate-binding domain-containing protein, with product MSASEDHELQDARSPVRTIVDLARLAGVSPGTVSRALAGKSLVNAKTKERIQALAREHGFQLNQMASKLRRQKTGVIGIAIPLGHDSRQQISDTFFMTLLGFLADELTEKGYDLMLRRVIPDRNEDWLDQFIGSGMIDGLIVIGQSDQFERIEDVADGYLPMVVWGNHQEGQRHCVVGSDNRLGGKLAAERLIAAGAKDLAFLGDTQAIEFAARFAGAKEIADRMGVPIRVLSTHLSPDRMGAEIAQHLQVITGEVDGIFAATDTIAIATLKELRGRSVSVPRDMKIVGFDDLPISSQTVPALTTVRQEIAAGAKGLVDLLIRRLGGEDTESLVLRPQLVIRETA from the coding sequence ATGTCCGCCAGCGAAGATCACGAACTGCAAGATGCCCGGTCGCCGGTGCGCACCATCGTCGACCTTGCCAGGCTGGCGGGGGTGTCGCCCGGCACCGTGTCGCGGGCACTGGCTGGGAAATCGCTGGTCAATGCCAAGACGAAAGAACGCATCCAGGCACTGGCGCGCGAGCACGGTTTCCAGCTCAACCAGATGGCCAGCAAGCTGCGCCGCCAGAAGACCGGCGTGATCGGGATCGCCATCCCGCTGGGACATGACAGCCGCCAGCAAATTTCCGACACTTTCTTCATGACGCTGCTCGGCTTCCTGGCCGATGAACTGACCGAGAAGGGCTATGACCTGATGCTGCGCCGGGTCATCCCCGACCGCAACGAGGACTGGCTCGACCAGTTCATCGGCTCCGGCATGATCGACGGACTAATCGTGATCGGCCAGTCCGACCAGTTCGAGCGGATTGAGGACGTGGCCGACGGGTACCTTCCCATGGTCGTCTGGGGAAACCACCAGGAAGGGCAGCGGCACTGTGTGGTTGGTTCCGACAACCGCTTGGGCGGAAAGCTGGCCGCCGAAAGGCTGATTGCTGCCGGAGCCAAGGACCTCGCGTTCCTGGGAGACACGCAGGCGATCGAATTTGCTGCTCGTTTTGCTGGCGCGAAGGAAATCGCCGACCGGATGGGCGTGCCAATTCGCGTGCTCTCGACCCATTTGTCACCTGACAGAATGGGCGCGGAAATTGCACAGCACCTGCAAGTGATCACGGGGGAAGTGGACGGGATATTCGCCGCCACCGATACAATCGCGATTGCTACCTTGAAGGAGTTGCGTGGTCGCAGCGTCTCGGTGCCTCGCGATATGAAGATAGTCGGCTTTGACGATCTGCCGATTTCCAGCCAGACGGTGCCCGCACTCACCACCGTGAGGCAGGAAATCGCCGCCGGCGCGAAGGGCCTGGTAGATCTGCTCATCCGGCGACTTGGCGGCGAGGACACAGAGAGCCTCGTACTGCGCCCGCAACTCGTTATTCGCGAGACGGCTTAG
- a CDS encoding TonB-dependent receptor — protein MKFRHVLAFGVALSALSTPALAQDAAQADNDTAAENDALGFDEIIVTASPRPANKLQSSISVSALGAEAIADAAPRTTAEIFRQIPGIRSESTGGDGNANIAVRGLPVASGGAKFLQLQEDGLPVLQFGDIAFGNADIFLRADQTVQSIQAVRGGSASTLASNSPGGVINFISKDGSQEGGTIIGTLGVDYEDYRLDFNYGASIGENTRFNIGGFWREGEGPRDAGYNGNSGYQIKANLTQEFESGYVRLYAKHLNDRAIGYLPMPMLVTGSNSDPKYRSFTNFNILKDTPHSALFTNVFGLDGNNNGRTTDIKDGMHPLVTSIGLEAVFEVADGLTLEERFRWSDVSGRFVSPFPSEVGAAGAIGNSVGELLTGTAGSYNLVYANGPNAGQAFNNANGLLMRTHLFNTEINDFGGFSNDIKLSKELGNATLTAGFYKARQNIDMDWVWDSFLLEVNGSNAALVDVVDTGTGATLTRNGLYAYGVPFWGNCCQRSYDATYDIDAPYVAVGLEFDALTFDASLRYDNVSARGSYAGTLQATDFDVDGDGSIQAVEQSVSLINNANPSPINYDVSYWSWSIGANYQLNDDAAVFARASRGGRANADRLLFGVVQADGSVRKADAIDYVDQYEVGVKYRSGGLGLFVTGFYAETQEQNFEATTQRFFDRTYTAKGIELEAAYRRGIFDLRAGATWTDAEISKDNITPANEGNTPRRQADFVYQITPSLDFDVARVGLNLVGTTKAYAQDSNELVFPAYTQVNAFVNFRPVDNIELSLNANNLLNAKGITEAEEGLITAGVDNYIRARAINGRTVSASVRFDF, from the coding sequence ATGAAGTTCCGTCACGTTTTGGCTTTCGGCGTCGCGCTGAGCGCCCTTTCAACCCCGGCGCTGGCCCAAGATGCGGCACAGGCCGATAACGACACCGCCGCTGAAAATGACGCGCTCGGCTTTGACGAAATCATCGTCACCGCATCGCCGCGTCCGGCCAACAAGCTGCAATCGTCGATCTCGGTCAGTGCGCTCGGCGCCGAAGCGATTGCTGATGCCGCACCGCGCACGACCGCGGAAATCTTCCGCCAGATCCCGGGCATTCGCTCTGAATCAACCGGTGGCGATGGCAACGCCAATATCGCGGTACGCGGTTTGCCGGTCGCTTCGGGCGGCGCAAAGTTCCTGCAACTCCAGGAAGACGGCTTGCCCGTGCTGCAATTCGGCGACATCGCCTTCGGCAACGCCGATATTTTCCTGCGCGCGGACCAAACGGTGCAGTCGATCCAGGCAGTGCGCGGCGGCTCCGCTTCCACTCTGGCGTCGAATTCGCCCGGTGGCGTGATCAACTTCATCTCGAAGGACGGCAGCCAGGAAGGTGGTACGATCATCGGCACCCTGGGTGTCGACTATGAGGATTACCGCCTCGACTTCAACTATGGCGCGTCAATTGGCGAGAACACCCGCTTCAATATCGGCGGCTTCTGGCGCGAGGGCGAAGGCCCGCGCGATGCCGGATATAATGGCAACAGCGGCTATCAGATCAAGGCCAACCTGACACAGGAATTCGAGAGCGGTTATGTCCGGCTCTACGCCAAGCACCTCAATGACCGCGCCATCGGGTACCTGCCGATGCCGATGCTGGTGACGGGATCCAACTCGGATCCGAAATATCGTTCCTTCACCAACTTCAACATCCTGAAGGACACGCCGCACAGCGCGCTCTTCACCAACGTCTTCGGCCTTGATGGCAACAACAACGGCCGCACCACCGACATCAAGGACGGGATGCATCCGCTCGTCACCTCGATTGGCCTCGAAGCCGTGTTCGAAGTGGCCGATGGCCTGACCCTGGAAGAACGCTTTCGCTGGTCGGATGTTTCGGGCCGCTTCGTCTCGCCCTTCCCGTCGGAAGTGGGCGCGGCAGGCGCAATCGGCAATTCGGTGGGTGAACTGCTCACCGGAACCGCAGGTAGCTACAACCTCGTCTACGCCAATGGCCCCAACGCCGGACAGGCGTTCAACAATGCCAATGGCCTGCTGATGCGGACGCACTTGTTCAACACCGAAATCAACGATTTCGGCGGCTTCAGCAATGACATCAAGCTGTCAAAGGAACTGGGCAACGCCACCCTTACTGCCGGCTTCTACAAGGCGCGCCAGAACATCGACATGGACTGGGTGTGGGACAGCTTCCTGCTTGAAGTGAATGGCAGCAATGCCGCCCTGGTCGACGTTGTCGATACTGGTACCGGCGCCACGCTCACCCGCAACGGACTCTATGCCTATGGCGTACCCTTCTGGGGGAATTGCTGCCAGCGCAGCTATGATGCCACCTATGACATCGATGCCCCCTATGTTGCGGTGGGTCTTGAATTCGACGCGCTGACCTTCGATGCCAGCCTGCGCTACGACAATGTCTCGGCACGCGGCAGCTATGCCGGCACGCTCCAGGCCACCGATTTCGACGTTGATGGCGACGGCTCAATTCAGGCGGTCGAGCAAAGCGTTTCGCTCATCAACAACGCCAACCCAAGCCCCATCAATTACGATGTCAGTTATTGGTCGTGGTCGATCGGTGCGAATTACCAGCTGAACGACGATGCGGCAGTATTTGCGCGTGCCAGCCGTGGCGGCCGCGCCAATGCCGACCGGCTGCTGTTCGGCGTGGTCCAAGCCGATGGTTCTGTCCGCAAGGCTGACGCGATCGATTACGTCGATCAATATGAAGTCGGCGTAAAGTATCGCAGCGGAGGGCTCGGCCTGTTCGTGACCGGCTTCTATGCCGAGACGCAGGAGCAGAACTTCGAGGCCACCACGCAGCGGTTCTTCGACCGGACCTACACCGCCAAGGGGATCGAGCTCGAGGCGGCCTATCGCCGCGGCATCTTCGACCTGCGCGCCGGTGCGACCTGGACCGACGCGGAAATCTCGAAGGACAACATCACGCCGGCAAACGAAGGCAATACGCCCCGCCGCCAGGCCGATTTCGTCTACCAGATCACGCCTTCGCTCGACTTCGACGTGGCGCGGGTCGGCCTGAACCTGGTCGGCACCACCAAGGCCTATGCGCAGGACAGCAACGAGCTGGTCTTCCCGGCCTATACCCAGGTCAATGCTTTCGTGAACTTCCGCCCGGTCGACAACATCGAATTGTCGCTCAATGCGAACAACCTGCTGAACGCCAAGGGCATCACCGAGGCCGAGGAAGGTTTGATCACGGCGGGAGTGGACAATTACATCCGCGCGCGTGCCATCAACGGCCGCACGGTTTCTGCTTCGGTCCGTTTCGACTTCTGA
- a CDS encoding glycoside hydrolase family 68 protein translates to MTTAWTADCVRQIDASQVSRIPTIEGVDRSGLDAGRVYWDMWPIQDQDGFIASTKGRELWMALSAPDRGDPALRHFEAKIRLLERSRNGWVDRGDVLPEFAVDYEREWAGTAVTDGERVTLYFTAAGTNERPGGYQQRLVEAHAIIGSDGLPHSWTMPQLSLNGSSPDYMLADAHEGEAGKIKAFRDPAYFRDPADSQEYLIFTASLAASKSDHNGAVGIARRAADRWQLLPPLIHADGVNNELERAHLVFHEDRYYVFWVTQSSTFVPGLNHAPNGLYGMVADTLFGDYRPLNGSGLVLANPASEPLQSYSWFVSRELVVSSFVDFPGLKGKPLPNDRAQANRLFGGAPAPLLKLEIDGDRCALAECALA, encoded by the coding sequence ATGACGACTGCCTGGACCGCAGATTGTGTACGCCAGATCGATGCTTCGCAGGTTTCGCGTATTCCAACGATTGAAGGCGTCGATCGGTCCGGGCTGGATGCTGGCCGCGTCTACTGGGACATGTGGCCAATCCAGGACCAAGATGGCTTTATTGCCTCGACCAAGGGGCGGGAGCTGTGGATGGCCTTGTCAGCGCCCGATCGGGGTGATCCCGCGCTGCGCCATTTCGAAGCGAAAATCCGCTTGCTGGAGCGCAGTCGGAATGGCTGGGTGGATCGCGGCGATGTGCTGCCCGAATTTGCGGTGGATTACGAACGGGAATGGGCCGGCACTGCGGTCACGGATGGTGAGAGGGTAACGCTTTACTTCACTGCCGCAGGGACGAACGAGCGCCCTGGCGGGTATCAGCAGCGTCTTGTCGAAGCGCATGCGATTATTGGTTCCGATGGCCTGCCACATTCATGGACGATGCCGCAGCTGTCATTGAATGGTTCATCGCCGGACTACATGCTTGCCGACGCGCATGAAGGGGAGGCGGGCAAGATCAAGGCCTTCCGGGATCCCGCCTATTTCCGTGATCCTGCCGACAGCCAGGAGTATCTGATTTTCACCGCATCGCTTGCCGCGAGCAAGAGCGACCATAATGGGGCCGTTGGCATCGCGCGCAGGGCTGCCGATAGATGGCAGCTCTTGCCGCCCTTGATCCATGCCGATGGTGTGAACAACGAGCTGGAACGTGCGCATCTCGTGTTTCACGAAGATCGCTATTACGTATTCTGGGTCACCCAAAGCTCGACATTTGTGCCGGGGCTGAACCATGCGCCCAATGGGCTATACGGAATGGTCGCCGACACGCTGTTCGGCGACTATCGACCGCTCAATGGATCGGGTCTGGTCCTTGCCAATCCCGCCAGCGAACCGCTCCAGAGCTACAGCTGGTTCGTATCGCGCGAGCTTGTCGTCTCCAGCTTCGTCGACTTTCCCGGACTGAAGGGGAAGCCCCTCCCGAACGACAGGGCGCAAGCGAACCGGCTATTCGGCGGTGCACCCGCGCCGCTTCTGAAGCTCGAAATCGATGGTGACCGGTGTGCGCTGGCTGAGTGCGCCCTGGCATGA
- a CDS encoding ROK family protein yields the protein MNTQDKPLLAGIEAGGTKFVLAVGHSPTEVIARHTIPTRSPETTLVEAGDWFSQHGKLGGLGIASFGPIELDRSNPRWGCITDTPKASWEGCDIAGYFADRLNVPVGFDTDVNGAAMAEYYFGAGKGASSLAYVTVGTGIGGGLVIDGRPVHGAAHPEMGHIFPRRHPSDREFAGICPRHGDCLEGLASGPAIKARWSASLSDLPAEHEAHEIIARYLAQLCHSLVAMSAAEVIVLGGGVLKTGGLLDLVKKQASELNAGYFPGQSKHQIVLPGLGDDAGITGALLLAAAD from the coding sequence ATGAATACTCAGGACAAGCCGCTGCTAGCCGGGATCGAAGCCGGTGGCACCAAATTCGTGCTGGCCGTCGGGCATTCGCCGACCGAAGTTATTGCCCGGCACACGATCCCCACGCGCTCTCCAGAAACGACACTGGTCGAAGCGGGCGATTGGTTCTCGCAGCACGGCAAGCTGGGCGGCTTGGGGATTGCCAGCTTCGGCCCAATCGAGCTGGACAGATCGAACCCACGCTGGGGCTGCATCACCGATACGCCCAAGGCCAGTTGGGAAGGTTGCGATATTGCCGGCTATTTTGCCGATAGGCTGAATGTTCCGGTTGGCTTTGACACCGACGTAAACGGCGCGGCGATGGCCGAGTACTATTTTGGCGCTGGCAAAGGTGCTTCTTCGCTCGCCTATGTAACCGTCGGGACCGGCATTGGCGGTGGCCTGGTTATCGATGGACGGCCGGTCCATGGAGCAGCGCATCCTGAAATGGGTCATATCTTTCCCCGCCGTCACCCGTCCGATCGGGAGTTTGCCGGCATCTGCCCGCGCCATGGGGATTGCCTGGAAGGATTGGCGAGCGGCCCGGCCATCAAGGCCCGCTGGAGCGCATCTTTATCGGACCTACCAGCAGAACATGAAGCGCACGAAATCATCGCCAGATACCTCGCGCAACTGTGCCACTCGCTTGTTGCAATGTCAGCCGCAGAGGTCATCGTACTGGGCGGCGGAGTGCTGAAAACCGGCGGGCTGCTCGATCTGGTGAAGAAGCAGGCGTCAGAGTTAAACGCCGGCTATTTTCCTGGCCAGTCGAAGCATCAAATTGTGCTGCCGGGCCTAGGCGACGATGCCGGCATCACCGGCGCGCTGCTCCTCGCTGCAGCGGATTGA